One genomic window of Paenisporosarcina antarctica includes the following:
- a CDS encoding YitT family protein, protein MLKGIKFKNIFFILLGSAIFSFGFVHFNIQNELGEGGFSGITLILFFVFKFDPALMNLLLNIPMFIIGWRLLGQKVFVYTIIGTVSVSIFIKIFQIYEINIQLQDDLFLASLFAGVFVGIGLGIIFRYGGTTGGVDIIARLAHKYVGWSMGKTMFIFDAAVILLSWLTFLDHRSMMYTLVAVFIGSRVIDFVQEAAYKARGAFIISEFQSEIGDRIASDMDRGVTVLRGFGHFTKADREVLYCVVGRNEIVRLKNIITSIDPHAFVSVTEVHDVMGEGFTLDGQKRPID, encoded by the coding sequence ATGCTTAAAGGTATTAAATTTAAAAATATCTTTTTCATTTTGCTAGGTTCAGCCATTTTTAGTTTTGGTTTTGTCCATTTTAACATTCAAAACGAACTTGGTGAAGGCGGGTTTAGCGGGATTACATTAATATTGTTCTTCGTCTTTAAATTTGATCCAGCATTAATGAATTTATTATTAAATATACCAATGTTTATTATTGGTTGGCGCCTACTTGGTCAAAAAGTATTTGTTTATACGATTATCGGAACTGTTTCTGTATCTATATTTATAAAGATATTCCAAATATACGAAATCAATATTCAATTACAAGACGATTTATTTTTAGCATCGCTATTTGCAGGCGTTTTTGTTGGAATTGGACTTGGTATAATTTTTAGATATGGCGGAACAACTGGTGGCGTAGATATTATTGCCCGACTCGCACATAAATATGTTGGATGGAGTATGGGGAAAACAATGTTTATCTTTGATGCAGCGGTAATTTTGCTTTCATGGTTAACATTTTTAGATCATCGCTCCATGATGTATACCTTGGTTGCCGTCTTTATCGGTTCTCGTGTCATTGACTTTGTTCAAGAAGCTGCATACAAAGCTCGTGGTGCTTTTATTATTTCTGAATTTCAAAGTGAGATAGGTGATCGAATTGCCAGTGATATGGATCGCGGAGTAACCGTATTAAGAGGCTTTGGCCATTTCACAAAAGCTGATCGCGAAGTACTCTATTGCGTGGTTGGTCGCAATGAAATTGTGCGTTTAAAAAATATTATAACATCGATTGATCCACATGCCTTTGTGTCGGTAACAGAAGTTCACGATGTCATGGGTGAAGGGTTTACACTCGACGGGCAAAAACGTCCGATAGATTAA
- the lhaT gene encoding lipoprotein heptaprenylglyceryl N-acetyltransferase LhaT, whose product MNPLFTQIKYIIFYKPFMWLLLIINILGTVYGFYWYRWQMEITEPIFLIFVPDSPTASLFFSIALLGWLIGRHFKLIEALALITLVKYGLWAVAMNIWTQFEAGPIGFVGWMLVVSHFAMALQAVLYIPMYKFNWFHLLIAAIWTLHNDVIDYVFGQMPIYSSLSEFTQTIGYFTFWLSIACILLAIMVIKSSRNVQTN is encoded by the coding sequence GTGAATCCATTATTCACTCAAATTAAATACATAATATTTTATAAACCATTCATGTGGTTATTGCTCATTATTAATATTCTAGGTACTGTCTACGGCTTCTATTGGTATAGATGGCAGATGGAAATAACCGAACCTATATTTCTGATTTTTGTTCCAGATAGTCCGACTGCAAGTTTATTTTTTTCAATTGCTTTACTCGGTTGGTTAATTGGACGACATTTTAAACTAATAGAAGCACTAGCGTTGATTACTTTAGTAAAATATGGTCTTTGGGCAGTCGCTATGAATATTTGGACGCAATTTGAAGCGGGACCAATTGGTTTCGTAGGATGGATGCTTGTTGTTAGTCACTTTGCGATGGCTTTACAAGCTGTGTTGTATATTCCTATGTATAAATTTAATTGGTTCCATTTATTGATTGCTGCTATTTGGACACTTCATAATGACGTAATTGACTATGTTTTTGGACAAATGCCGATATATAGCAGTTTAAGTGAATTTACCCAGACGATTGGATATTTTACGTTTTGGTTGTCAATTGCATGTATTTTATTAGCAATCATGGTCATCAAATCGTCACGGAATGTGCAAACGAATTAG
- a CDS encoding zinc metallopeptidase yields the protein MVDLGFLLYFAVLLLLPLYAQFKVKRTYKKYSKVRSTSGMTGAQVARLILDQNDLKDVKVVESQGFLSDHYNPMTKIVALSSHNYHEASVAGTAIAAHEVGHAIQHKEAYTFLQWRHKLVPVANISSNASWIFVMIGIFAGMSNMLLLGIVLLAVGVVFQIVTLPVEFNASSRAMTEIVSHGVIRNEEEKHAKKVLNAAAMTYVAAAAVAVLELVRLVLMYTGMSRSE from the coding sequence ATGGTTGATTTGGGATTTTTGCTCTACTTTGCCGTACTACTATTGTTACCACTTTACGCGCAATTTAAAGTCAAACGCACGTATAAAAAGTACTCAAAAGTACGCTCAACTTCTGGAATGACAGGTGCTCAAGTAGCACGTTTAATTTTAGATCAAAACGATTTGAAAGATGTGAAAGTTGTAGAAAGTCAAGGGTTTCTAAGTGATCACTATAATCCAATGACGAAAATTGTTGCGTTGTCTTCTCACAATTACCATGAAGCATCTGTAGCAGGTACAGCAATAGCTGCTCACGAAGTGGGTCATGCTATTCAACATAAAGAAGCATATACGTTTTTACAATGGCGTCATAAATTAGTACCTGTTGCTAATATTTCGTCAAATGCATCATGGATTTTCGTAATGATTGGTATTTTTGCAGGAATGTCTAATATGTTGCTATTAGGTATCGTTTTATTAGCTGTAGGGGTAGTGTTTCAAATTGTTACTTTACCTGTAGAGTTCAATGCTTCTAGTCGCGCGATGACTGAAATTGTATCTCATGGAGTCATTCGTAACGAAGAAGAAAAACATGCTAAAAAAGTATTAAATGCTGCTGCAATGACATATGTAGCTGCTGCGGCAGTTGCTGTTCTTGAATTAGTACGTTTAGTACTCATGTACACAGGAATGAGTCGTTCAGAATAG
- a CDS encoding nucleotide pyrophosphohydrolase — protein MTTEKTIQTLQKEVDDYIGQFKEGYFPPFEMLARMTEELGELSREVQHVHGIKKKKSSEAQKSLEEELGDLLFVLICFANAEKIDIQRAHDRVMDKFNSRDKNRWTLKEEQS, from the coding sequence ATGACAACTGAAAAAACGATTCAAACATTACAAAAAGAAGTCGATGACTATATAGGACAATTTAAAGAAGGCTATTTTCCTCCTTTTGAAATGCTTGCTCGGATGACAGAAGAACTTGGTGAGTTATCTAGAGAAGTTCAGCATGTGCACGGCATTAAAAAGAAAAAATCTTCTGAAGCGCAAAAAAGCTTGGAAGAAGAATTAGGAGACTTACTATTTGTTCTCATTTGTTTTGCAAATGCAGAGAAAATTGATATACAACGAGCACATGATCGAGTGATGGACAAGTTTAATTCTAGAGATAAAAACCGTTGGACGTTGAAGGAGGAACAGTCATGA
- the dapB gene encoding 4-hydroxy-tetrahydrodipicolinate reductase: MIRVAIGGPRGKMGQEAVHTVMNNENMELVAVLDHKDIGDLLSESPNFPASYEVPVFLNLESLIVTIKPDVFLDLTTPHQVFEHTMLCLQNNVRPVIGTTGFTDEQLQQCTILAEVNKLGCIVAPNFAIGAVLMMKFASLAAAYFPDVEIIEMHHDQKLDAPSGTAYKTAQMIAEVRPSHKQGHPNEKETLEGARGASYDGIPIHSVRLPGLIAHQQILFGGEGQLFTLRHDSYNRQSFMSGVTFSINQVMEIKELVYGLENIL; this comes from the coding sequence ATGATTCGAGTTGCGATTGGTGGACCACGTGGAAAAATGGGTCAAGAAGCTGTACATACTGTAATGAATAATGAGAATATGGAACTAGTCGCAGTTTTAGATCACAAAGATATAGGTGATTTGTTAAGTGAGTCGCCTAATTTCCCAGCAAGTTATGAAGTTCCTGTTTTCCTAAACTTAGAAAGCTTGATTGTCACGATAAAACCAGATGTGTTTCTGGATTTAACAACACCACATCAAGTGTTTGAACATACAATGTTGTGTTTGCAAAATAATGTAAGACCAGTCATTGGAACAACTGGTTTTACTGATGAGCAATTACAACAGTGCACTATACTTGCAGAAGTGAATAAACTTGGCTGTATTGTAGCTCCAAATTTTGCGATTGGTGCAGTATTGATGATGAAATTTGCATCGTTAGCAGCTGCCTATTTTCCCGATGTTGAAATTATTGAAATGCATCATGATCAAAAACTCGATGCCCCATCAGGAACAGCTTATAAGACCGCGCAAATGATTGCTGAAGTACGACCTTCACATAAACAAGGCCATCCAAATGAAAAAGAGACGTTGGAGGGAGCTAGAGGTGCTTCGTATGATGGAATTCCAATACATAGCGTACGTTTACCTGGCTTGATTGCTCACCAACAAATTTTATTTGGAGGAGAGGGACAACTGTTTACGCTTCGTCATGATTCATATAACCGACAATCTTTTATGTCGGGTGTTACATTTTCAATTAATCAAGTAATGGAGATAAAAGAACTTGTCTACGGACTAGAAAATATTTTATAA